From a single Glycine soja cultivar W05 chromosome 19, ASM419377v2, whole genome shotgun sequence genomic region:
- the LOC114399488 gene encoding germin-like protein subfamily 1 member 7, with amino-acid sequence MKVVYFLVAILALTSSLVSAYDPSPLQDFCVAAKEKDGVFVNGKFCKDPKLVKAEDFFRHVEPGKTDNPVGSNVTQVFVDQLPGLNTLGIALARIDFAPKGLNAPHTHPRGTEILIVLEGTLYVGFVTSNQDGNRLFTKVLNKGDVFVFPIGLIHFQLNVGYGNAVAIAGLSSQNPGAITIANALFKANPPISSEVLTKAFQVDKTIIDYLQKQSWYDNNN; translated from the exons ATGAAAGTTGTGTACTTCCTTGTTGCCATCTTGGCTTTGACATCCTCTCTTGTCTCTGCCTATGATCCTAGTCCTCTGCAAGATTTCTGTGTGGCAGCCAAAGAAAAAGATGGTG TGTTTGTGAACGGGAAATTTTGCAAGGACCCTAAGCTTGTCAAAGCTGAAGATTTCTTCAGACATGTAGAACCGGGGAAGACTGACAACCCAGTAGGTTCAAACGTGACTCAGGTGTTTGTTGATCAACTACCGGGACTAAACACGCTTGGCATAGCTTTGGCTCGCATAGATTTTGCACCAAAGGGTTTGAACGCTCCCCACACTCACCCTCGCGGCACTGAGATCCTTATAGTCCTTGAGGGTACTCTTTATGTTGGATTTGTGACTTCCAATCAAGATGGAAATCGCCTCTTCACCAAAGTGCTGAACAAGGGTGATGTGTTTGTGTTCCCAATTGGTCTGATTCATTTCCAATTGAATGTGGGATATGGCAATGCTGTTGCCATTGCTGGCCTTAGCAGTCAAAATCCAGGAGCTATCACTATTGCAAATGCTTTGTTTAAAGCTAATCCGCCTATTTCTTCTGAGGTTCTCACCAAAGCTTTCCAGGTGGACAAGACTATAATCGATTATCTTCAAAAGCAATCTTGGTACGACAACAATAACTAA